The region GTGTATTCGGTTTTGCATTTCTTAAAAGGGCCTATTTATGAATATACTTGAATGTAGTATGCAAATCAAGATGAAGCATATAACTCAACCTAGAATGAGTGCACCATGCAAGTCCGCATTCAGGAGACATTGTGCCAACTGGTTTTTCCTGCAAGGTGGTCCAGTGGGTCAAGTAGTACGAGGTTGGAAGATTCAATAACAATGGATTGACGAGAAGTGCaatatttggttaaaaaaatgtAGAACTCCAGAGAGTTTTAAGAAATAGTTACCCGACACTTTTCACAAGTTTATTTATATAGCACTTCCACATTTCATGCATTTGTTTGTAGATCTCATACCTATAAAGTAAACAAAGGGCATTAGAGAAAAAGAAAACGGAGTGTATGTAAGACTTGAAATCTAACTTTTTGTTCAAAATAGTAATACCCACCCCAAAGAAATCATGACATAATCATTTTAGCAAAAGATAAATTCTTCAGTAAGAAAGTACTGAACTCACTTGTGGAGCTCCGGAGGCAAATCAAATGATCCACATTTTTTGTGTTGCTTTAGTGACATATGCTTTTTGGATCGTTTTGAGCAGCTCTTTAAAGCCCGCAAGCTAGCATTACTAGACATGCTACTTTTGTGCACAACATTATCAAGAAGAATATAGTTGTCAATTTTCACACTTTTAGAACCCTGCATGTATTTTTGTGCTGAATCACCATGTTGGAGAAGCTCGTGCAGTACATAATCAACTGTGCTTTTACTATTCGAAACCTATACCAACCAAGCACATTGTTAGAGAATGCAAGAAGCTGTTCCTAACCTCTAATCGAAGAACGTTTTTAGGAGCATGTTCCGACAGTTAAATCTAAATTAAGGCGTAATATTACCTCGCTAACAGTTGATAGAAGATTCCCGTCAACAGAATGAAAGAGCTGAAAGTATGCTGGGTGGTTTGCTTCTACATCTGTTGCATTATTACAACATAAAGTAAATGATCCCCAACAAAAAACATACTCTTATGTGTATCTcaaaaatgaaaacataaaaGTTTTGAATTAGAATTGTACCTTGTGATGAGGAATGACCTAAAAATGAAACATTACCtagaaataataatgaaatcaaCAAAAATCAGAAGCATggaaaattaaaacttttacaAGTTTATACTAAGCAAATAATACCAGAAATATAAACCCAATATCCTCCCCCACCATTATCagataaaaattactaattgaAACTACTGCCTATAGAATAAAGAGGACACTCATTTTAGCTACCATTACACTCTGCTCCTCCATAGCTAAATTACATTATCAGATAAAATGTGGAGCACTGCCTGCCTAGGTAATGTTAAACTGTAATTTCAACCTCCATAAAATTACAGGTTCTAAACAGCAAATAGTACCACAGACAAATAATGAAACACATCAGAAATCCTCAATCTTTATATGTACTAaacaaataatgtaaaaataaaaaataaaaattctcagTCTTGTAAAGCAAATTGGCTTAAACTAAACTTGCATTAGGGCACACAAAAACAGAAATTGCCAAGAATAAAGTTTAATCAACGAATGAGGAAGGGGAACATGACTTGGGAAAAAAACAAGAtgggatttttatttattttaatattaaaaaaacggACCTTTTCTAGATGGGGCATTTGAAATCGAGGGATCCGAGGAAGAAGGTGTATTAGTAATCTGAGAAggagttttgtttttgtttccttGAGGAGTAGTGGCGATAAGAGTTCTTTGCTTCTTGTTGTTGTGCTCCTCTTGACGGCGGAGGTCGGTTTCAGCTTGTGCGAATCTCCGTTCCAACGCCTCCAGAGTCCGTTTCCGTTGCTCTCCGGGAGCCTTGTCCGTCGCCATAGCTCAACTGCAAGGACCGGTTCGCGGATACTAATTATATACTTACTTATTACTTATGTTCACATTAAATATTTGAGTAATTAGGAATTAGGGATTCCAGTCTCTTACAGATTTGACGGGTTAGCCCAGCAAAAGGGGACTGGGCCAAACCGGACCATATTATAActaggggtgagcaaacggtCGGTTATGTGTAACCGACCGATAAACCGAAAGACCGAAACCGACCGACGTAAATGCTATAACCGACCCTCGGTTatatcggttaaccgaaaaCCGAACAATTTTACTAGTTAACAACTTAATCATACAATTATGCAAACCCAGTAACAATGTTTGGAATTTTACACACTTGAAACTCCATTGTTATATTAATTTTCTCAAGGTCTCAAACATAGTACGTAATTCCAttggttatttttttaaaaaaattttacataaaatattaatgaagaattaaagaaaattttaaaaattccaAACACAACAACACACAGActccaaaataattttgaaacactaACAGTAACAGTAGACTCCACGTAGAAATTTAAAGTCGCAACAATTACAGTATATAATGTAGGAAAtcccttttaattttaaatatgtaacaaatgaaatttacttTGAGCCTTGGAGACTTGAAGTTACAGTGAGTCGGTGATTCAGTGAAGCAGAGCTGCAGTCTACAGAGGGCTGATTGGCTGAACTCTGAAGGGCGAAGCTGAGGTGAGGTATGACCGTTTGAGGATGTGAGAATGTGAGGACTGAGGAGCGACTAGTGAGGGAGGAGGCCGGAGGGCGTGACCGCATGAGGTAGCGAGGGCGGAGGCCGGAAGGTGTGAGGGAGCCTGACCGGAGATTCGTTGAGGGCGGAAGGCGTTAGGCATAGAAGCGGTGAGAGACGAGGGAAAAGTGAAGAATCATCGTGGCTGTGGAGTGGAGAACATAACCTAAGAGCCGGAGAAGGGAATAATGGATTAgaaattagggatttaggggTTTACTAGCAGTAGCTGTAGTTTGGgcatttgttttttatattggGCTTCTAGTCATTTGGGCTATTAATATTTGGTAGAAGGGAAAATgaccccctatgttatgtgcatatagtactttttccccctgtgttattaaagtggatGTTTTTcctctaaaatgttaaattggtatttttacccttaaaaataattatttcatttatttttcttccccaacaaattattacttatatgtatggatggtcacgattcggttcgaacctaaccaaacactgtagcaatcatactgaaatagtatggacggttcaggttacgattcagaaccgaaaaatataaaattaaataattgttgaaccgtaaaccggaactgaaccacagtcatatatagtgaaaatgatcaaacacttattttgataaattggtacgattcgattccaatttcgattttgaaccgccaatcaaagcttatttatttattttaattttatttcttatttaaaaatagtctaaattcaacaattattttattttattttttcggttatgaatcgtaaccgtaaccgtccatactatttaagttcaattgctacagtgttcgattaggttcgtaccgaaccgtgatcttccatacatattagtaataattagttggagaataaaaataaatgaaataattgtttttaaggacaaaaatgtcaatttaacattacatgggggaaaactaccacttttaaaatgaCTGAAgggggaaaactgccactttaataacacagggggaaaagtgctttatgcatataacatagggggaaaaagtgtcattttcccttggTAGAATGAATGGGTGAACAGCAGAGTGGCAGACCatggttatatatatgtatgtaagtCGGTTATCGGTCaccgaccgaaaccgaaacACCAAAACCGCAAAATAACCGAAACACAGAAaaatcgatttttttttaatattaataaccGAAACCGATCGATAACCGACTTTTTCGGTCGGTTCGGTTATCGGTTATTGGGCGGTTAACCAATATTTTGCTCGCCCCTAATTATAACagtgacattattattatttttttttatagtactaTCGAGTAATGAGTATTGACTCAATTACAGTGTAGTATTGatttaatatacttttttcTATTAAGTTATTGACTCAattacagtgtagtatctgtttaatatacttttttcTATTAAGTTCGATCATGTGACATTCcctcaacaacaataaaatactcactatacaaaataaagataatcaatactattttaatgtataattaaaGATGAtagcataaataatattaaattaattaattttttcaatactAAGGCTTACCAACATTAATAGAATACCCACTATACAAAATATGGCAAAGTCACATCAAGTAGACTATTTGGTCAATAATCAAGCCTATCGAGGCCAAGTTTCAAACATATTAACCATCTCACTTGATACACGTAATTCTTTTTAACaaagtattttttgtttttcaaaattatatgtttCACGTAAAACACAAGACCAACGAATCCAAGCATGTTTGCTAATTTAATCTGCACACATATTTGCCTTTTATTTTGATGtttaatctataattgtattGGTAACCCAATCCTCCTATGATATCATAGAAATTTGAACttaaaaactaaagaaatttCACATTAGTCACTTGTAAATGAGTTGTCACTCACATACACAAAAGATGAAGACTGTAGTTCAATATACTCTGCTGACTTTATCTGGAACCAGACACCAAACAACAATGAATCTTTAGTACAATTCTGCAGAGGAGCTGAAGTTTTACAAATACATGAATACAATCATCTTTTTTCTCCAGTCATTGTTCTCTGCTATAGCACCATTTTAATGAGAACAATTagttgatcttccccatttgtATTTCCAGCAATGGAGATGGCGGCACACCTTGGCCTGGCTGGTGAAGATTGGGTACGAGAGCTGCTTCTTCACAGAACCCGCTGATCCCTTTTCAAGAGTCCCATTCTCCACGCCTAATGGACTTTGCAACCGCGCTTTTGTCTTTGCTGATTTGGTGGGCGTCGTTTGTCTCACAAGCCCTCTTAAAGCCTTCAATGGCCTCCTAGCCTGCAAATAATGAATGAAAACCGGCACCATTTTAACTTCTACCTTACCAAGATTCCAAGAAAGTTCGAGTTTGTACTTACTCTCCGCGTAAAAGTTAGGTCTTCCTTGGGTACATCTTGTGTCTAGAATCTGGCTCGAACTAGCCTGAATCCCGACTGCATAACTTGAAGATTTCTCGAGAgtttcataaaaaaattgaatctttaAACATGAACTGGAACATAATCAGCGTCCGACATTTGCAACCACAGGTCATCTAGCATTGCATATATTTTTTCTCGTTCTGGAT is a window of Ipomoea triloba cultivar NCNSP0323 chromosome 11, ASM357664v1 DNA encoding:
- the LOC115996207 gene encoding ribonuclease P protein subunit p29 yields the protein MATDKAPGEQRKRTLEALERRFAQAETDLRRQEEHNNKKQRTLIATTPQGNKNKTPSQITNTPSSSDPSISNAPSRKGNVSFLGHSSSQDVEANHPAYFQLFHSVDGNLLSTVSEVSNSKSTVDYVLHELLQHGDSAQKYMQGSKSVKIDNYILLDNVVHKSSMSSNASLRALKSCSKRSKKHMSLKQHKKCGSFDLPPELHKYEIYKQMHEMWKCYINKLVKSVGKNQLAQCLLNADLHGALILVAHCKLDGYTGLNGIMIRETAETFGIITEDNRFKVVPKKLSVFMLQADSWKVTILGDKLASRNMIS